The genomic interval GGTTGAACCCGTTGCCCTCAATCTCCTCCGGACTGGCGCGGTGGGCGTAGCGCGGCGTCTGCCGGCGCTCGCGATAGGTCTCGACGATGCACCGGACGTCGTCATCGCGCAGGTAGTTCTGCTTCTTGCCGGGCTCGAAGTCGCGCGAGGCGTCGATGAAGAGAACATCGCGCTCGTGCGCCCGCAAGCCGTTCGCCTCACGCGAGCGGTCAAATACCAGGATGCAGACCGGAATGCCCGTGGTCGGAAAGAGCTGCGCCGGCAGGCCGATCACCGCGTCCAGGCTGTTGCGGCGGATCAAGGCCTCACGAATCTTGCCCTCGGCGCCCGCACGGAACAGTACCCCGTGCGGCGCCACCACCGCGACGCGGCCGATATCGGGCTTGGCGATCGTCAACATGTGCAAAATGAAAGCATAGTCGCCCCTGCTCTTGGGCGGCATGTGCGGGGTGAACCGCCCGTAGGGGTCCGACCCGTCTGGATCCCACCATTTGTCGAGGCTGAAGGGGGGATTGGCGACGACGGTGTCGAAGCGCATCAGGTGGTCGCTCTCGACGAGCGTCGGGGAGTTAAGCGTGTCGCACCAGTCGATGCGCGCGCCGTCCTGCTTGTGGAGCAGCATGTTGAGGCGCGCGAGAGCGCGCGTCTGGCCGTTCGACTCCTGCCCGTAGAGCTTAAAGTCCTGATTTCCCACCTCTTCACCGGCACGCAGTAGGAGAGAGCCAGACCCGCAGGCCGGATCGCAGATCCGATGCCCCGGCTTCGGGGCAGCGAGCTTTGCCACAACCTCAGAAACGGTACGAGGCGTGAAGAACTCGCCCGCCTTCTTGCCGGCATCTGACGCGAAGCGCTCGATGAGGTAGATATAGGCCTCGCCCAGCACGTCCTCTGACGTCTCGGACAGGTCGAGTCCAGGCTTGGCGAAGTCCTCCAAAAGCGTTTTGAGGCGCCGGTTGCGGTCCTTCGCCTGCCCGAGATTGACCTCCGAGTTGAAATCGATCGCTCGAAACAGACCGCCGAGCTTGCCTTCGTTTGCCTTCTCGATCGCATCAAGCGCGATATTGATGAGCTCGCCGATATTGTCGCGCTTGCGCCGCTCGTGGAGGCTGTAGAAGTCCGCTAGGAAGCTATCCTCGACCTTGCCGGTCTTGGCATTCGTCAATTGGGCGACCGGGAGCTTGAACCGCTCGCGATCCAGGCGCCGCTGGATCTGCAGCTCGTCGCCGCCGAACCGCGCTTGATACTCGACCAAGTGCTTGCGGCGCACGTCGCTGATGTACTTCAAGAACAGCGCGGTAAGGACATAATCCTTGTACTGTGTCGCATCGACGGCACCACGGAAGGTGTCGCAAGCCCGCCAAACGGCAGCCAAAATGTCGTCGTGACGAAGCGCAGTCATGCATGGCTCCCGATTGGTTCACGCGTAGAGGTGCCGGCGGCAATAGCGCGCCGCATGAGCTCGGCGGAGGTGACGGCGTGCTTCGCTTGTAACTCGCTCAGCAGCCGAGCTTCGCGGACCAGAGCTCTGCGGAGATCGACGACGGTGCGCTGCCGCTCCAGCGGCGGCAGCGGCACCGGAAGGTTCTCGAGAGCCGCCTTCGGCAAGCGGGGCAGGCTCGAACCCTGTCGCGCCGCATCGAAGGCCGCCTGGGCCGCAGCCGACTCGAGTACCGCCATGAGGTACTCGGGGATGATTCGATCCCGGTTCGGACGGATCAGATAAAGATCGAGCGCCACGAAGGCTCCGATCACAGTTGGCACTGCAGCACACACATCGATCTTCGTACCCCGAGCCGTCGCGATGAGATCGCCCGATTCGATGGGCAGCGCCCGACCAACCTCAGGCCGCTCAACCCGAAGAAGCGAAGGAGGTCTTCCCGCATTGATCTCAGCCACACCTGACACGCGGAGCAGCAAACTCGACCCTGTGGGACTGGACGGCAGATGCACGCCGACCAGAACGCGGGAAATGACAGCGAGCCGGACCATCTGCAGAGCATACCCCCTCGCGGCTCCCTGTCAAATTATTTGTTAGAGGTCTTCTCTAATTTTCTAAGCAGCGCAGAAAGCCGCACCAACGCGATTCGTGATCGAGCTCACCCAACGTTGGGTGTAGCTAGCACAGCGCCGTGCTCCACCGAAGGAAGGCCTTGCGGGCCGGAGCCAAGTCGTAGGACGGTGCTAGGTCGTTCGCCGCACAAAGATGCAGTCGCTATGTCGAGTGGAGCGCCTGTCCTGCTCGACCCGGATCAGCATGCGCGCGCTGGTGATGTTGGTAAGCTTCAGGCTAGCGATCTCAGACACGCGCAGTCCGCACCAGTCGATTCTGCCCGGACGCGTGCAGGCGCTCCAACAACACCTGATGCAGCTGCGCTCAGATGCCCGCCTCCTGCCAGTTGCGCAGGCGGCGACTGCAACTCATCCCGCAGCCGCAGCCCATCTCGAGCGGCATCATCTCCCAGGACAGGCCTGAGCCCAGAACGAACAGTGATCCCGGCAAGTGGCGCACGGCTCTCGATCAGACGCCGACCGCCCTTCGGACGCGGCCGGGGCGGCGCGAGAAGCGGAGCGATCGCAAGCCAGCGCTCATCGGGCAGAATCGGACGAACTGTCCACACAAACGCCCGCACACGCGATCGGTGCCCGTTCTGTTAGGCGCTCTCAATTCTCCGTCTGGACGAACAAAAGTGTGAACAGCCCGCTTGGGCAAATGCTTGGGCATATTCGCTGATACTGGGAAAACACTTGTGATTCCAACGAACTTAGTCGGACACCCCTTCCGCCAGCGCTCCGCTAAGTGGCTGATCCGCCACGAAGCTCACCGAAATCAACGGCTTACTTATAGGCGACTGCTACCCCGTGGTGCTATCCGGGAGCATGAGCGACGTGAGCCGTCACACCTACCTTGCGCAGCGCAAAGGCAGCGCGAACTGGTACTTCAAGGCCAAGGTTCCCCGCGATCTCATAGCGGCGTGGGGGAAGAAGCAAGTGTGGAAGACGCTCCGCACAGCCGACCTTGCGGAGGCCAAGAGGCGCGTACGAGACGAGGCCGACGCCTTCGACAAGCAGTGCCGCGCCCTTCGTGATCGGGCTGCCACCGATGGACTGGACACCGTTGGAAACGTGCCCCTGACGTCGCTGAGCGAGGCCGCCATCCGCGAAATGGTGCTCGCGTGGTTCGACACCGTGAACTCAGAGCGTGAACGACGGCACGAGGTGGGAGTGCCTCAGGATCGGACCGAAGCCCTCATTACGCTCGCGCAGGACGAAAGCGACCTTACGGACCCCGACGACCTTGGCCTTGACGCCGCGTACCAGACGGCCGTCCGCCTCCTCCAGGCTCACGATGTTCGCCTCGTGCGGCGCCAGCTCAACCCTATCCGCGCCTCCCGATCGCGCATGCCCTTCTTGGTCTCGCGCGAGGATGCGGCTTCAGCCCAGTTTCGGCAGTTGCTGGCGTTGTTGCGCCGAGGGCAGTTGGAAGACCTTCGCCGCAGCCGGGCGCGTTTGCTGGATGACTTCCAAAAGGTGTCATTCGATCCGGCCTTCGCGCCGAGGGCGGTGCCGAACGGCCGAACGTTGGCACAGGTGATAGCGGCCTTCCGAGCCGAACCACATCGGGCCACCCTCATCGCGAAGTCGCAACAGACCTACGATGTCGTGTTCCGCCTCGCGAGTGAGATGTTCGGTGCCGAGCGACCTATCCGCGACATCGGCCGAGAGGACTGCAAGGCTTTCCGTTCGACCGTGCAGGCACTCCCACCGAATGCCAGCAAGCGCTTTCCTGGCAAGTCGTTGGTGGAGGTGGCGAAGCAGGACACGCCGGATACGGACCGGCTACGCGCTACGACTGTGAACCACTACCTCACCTCCTTGGCCACCCTCTTCAACTACGTCGAGAAGGAAGGCTGGATCTCCCAGAACCCGGCCAAGGGCCTTGCGATTAAGGGGGTCAAGAAGCGCCACCGACGCGATCCCTTCACAGCAGCAGAACTCACCGCGATCTTCCACGCGCCGCTCTACACGGGCTGCCAGGACGACGGGAACGGCTACGCGAAGGCGGGAGCGAACCGGCCGCGCCGCGGGCGCTTCTGGATACCCTTGATCGGGCTCTACACCGGCATGCGGCAGGGCGAGATTGCACAGCTCCGCACGGAGGACGTGCGCTTGTTCCAGGGCGTCCTCTGCATCTTCATCACAGCGGACGGTGACGATGTTGACGAAGCCGATCGCAAGCGCGTGAAGACGGAGGCAGGCGAGCGGTACGTGCCTGTGCATCCGATGTTGGAGGAGGTCGGCTTCGTCCAGTACGTGGAGCGGATGCGCAAGGCCGGCGTCGAGAGGCTGTTCCCAGACATCGTGCGCGGCGGCGACGGGTACTTCAGCCCCTTCTCGAAGTGGTTCTCGCGCTTCCTTGCCGCGGCGGAGGTGAAGCGCGACCGCAACGCCTTCCACTCGTTCCGACATACCTTCCGGGATGCGATGCGGGAGGCCAGCGTGCCGCCCGACGTGGTCACCGCACTGGGCGGATGGGTTCGAGGCGGGATGGAGGAGCACTACGGGAGCGGACGCATCACCGCCCCTGTGCTCCAGGAGCAGATGCGACGCATCCGCTACGATGGGCTCGATCTCTCGCACCTCACCGCGGCTGCTCGCGGGACATAGCCACAGCGGCGAGGTGCAGCCAGCGCAACCGGTTTCATTCTTAGCTCGTCGCCAGCATGCCACGCCGTAGCCGCACCCCTGGCCCATCGTCGTCCAAGAACTCGATACCGGCTCCGGACAGCACCTGTTCCAGGGCGCGCAGGGTCGAAGCCTTCGGATCGGACGCGCCGCGCTCGATGTTGGCCAGCCCAGTCTTCGAGATGCCGGCACGCTCGGCAAGCTCTGCCTGCGTGATGTCCAAGAGGGCGCGAGCGGCCCGAATGTGCGCAGAGGTGAGCATGAGAGCAAACTACCCACGCTAGATTTTTTGTCAACCGGGATTGACCAAGGAACCAGTATTGCGTTATCTGCGCTTGTCCAGAAATCAACTGGAAGCGAATTAAAGCCAATGCAGCGCCGCTCCCTCTCCTGGTCTGCCGCCCTCCACGATATGAGGGCCGATCGTGCCCCCGTCACTGCCGAGGCCCGCCGCGCCTACAGCCGCCGTGAAGCGTTCGCTCGCTGTGCTGCCAACACCGCCCGCTCTGAGCGGGCTGCCTTCGTCGTCGCCGGGATCTACGACCGCCGCGCCATCATGGGTGCCGCTGTCCGCGCTGCCCAGGCGCGGCAGCGGGCAACCGGTGAAGCCTGGGCCGTGTGCATGTCTGCTGCCCTTCGCGGCGTCTGGCAGGTTGCCAAGGCCGCCCGCCGCGCTGCGATCCACTGAAGGAGCTGAAATGACCGATACCGCGACCGCTACCATCGCCCCTAACATGGGCGCACGCGCAAACGCCGACTACGCCTGGAGGGCCGCCCAGGAGCACCGCAGCACGGTCCGGCGGATCTTGGAGCGCGGCGTCCGGAAGCATGCGCAAGTGGCGGCCGAACTCAACCGGTTGGGCATCCCGTCGAGCAACGGGCGGCCCTGGGGCGTGGCATCCGTAGGCAGGCTGCTCTCGCGGCTCGGCAAGGGCCGGGTGGTCATAGGCGAACAGCATGCCGAAGCGGTCCGGGAGGATGTCATCGAGCTGTGGTCGATGGGGGTCCGGGTGCCGCTTCAGATGGCGATCGGCCTCGAACGGCGGGCAGTGCCTTGCCCTGACGGTGATTGCTGGACCAAGGGCAAGGTTGGTCGCGTCCTCACCCTACTCGGTGATGACTGGAAAGCGGACTACGGACCGATCCGTCTGCGCCGGGGCGACACGGTCCCGGAGGTTCGTTTCGTGATCGCGATGGACGAAACGGCCGAACTGGACACAGCGCCGGAGCCGGAAGCGATCGAGGTGCCGGGGACCGTCCAGGAGACTGGGGCCGCGGAGCCCCTAGAGCTGGAGCCCTTCGACCTCGCTCCGCGTCGCCGAGCTGTTCGGCTATAGGACTGCCCCGTGAAACTCCCCACTCTCCTGATCCTCACCGCAGTGGCCGCGATCGGTCAGCCGGTGGCGGCGCTTGCCTCCCCCAGGGCGGCAAAGGTCTATGCTGCCAATGGCCGCCGCGTGGCGGTGATCAAGGACAGCGCCTTTGGCCGCCGAGTGTACGGTGAAGATGGCCGGCGCATCGCTGTGGTAAGGTCGCGGTAAGCTGTCCCGCTGTGGCAACTTGAACGTAGGTGCTATCAGCGCGCATGGCAAAAGACGACGACAAGCCGCCCCCGCGCATCGAACCTGCCCTCAAGTTGGCCCCCAGGGCACGGGACCTGTACTGGTGCGATTTCCCAGCGGATGCACGCCTTCCCGAGCTATGGAAGCGGCGCCCCGTGATTGTCGTGGGGTCGGATCGAAAACTCTACGGAGCGGTTACCGTCGTCCCGTGCTCATCGCTTGATCAGACGGGCAACCGCTGGGCCTATAAGCTCACAACGACTATCGACGGCGAAGGCAACTCCTGGGCAATCTGCGACAAGCCTTCGACCTTCGCAGTAAGCCGCTTGGTGCCCGATCATCGTGGGAAGGTCCGCCTGCCACCGGAGGAGTTCACCGAGGTGCTAAGGCTCCTCCTCTCGTGGCTGCCCAAACTCAGCCCGCCCGCGCCGTGAGCGGCAACCATATCGGATATGGCCTTGAAATTCAGGCGGCGCCCCGATATGTACGTCCTCACATGCAGCCCTGGGCAACCGGGTGTCTGTCTCCCGCGGAAGCGGGGCTACCTGGGCAAGGGGTCGGTCCTAACGGATCGGCCCCTTTGCTCGTCTAAGCCTCAGTGCAACCGGTTTCACTGGGGCCAATACGCGGACCACGCTACGCCCGCACGATGATCTCCACAGAGCTGAGCGGAACCTGAAGGCCGTCTGCGACCAGCTTCTTGGCTTGTGCGATGACCGACATGGGCGCGGCATCCCCGGCATCATCCGAGCAATTTCCGGAGGGGGGCACCTGGGTCGGGACCGAGCCTATGTCCTCGCCCGGTAGGTTGCTGACAGGCTTCCAGTCTAATGCAGCTTCGTTGATGCCTATGCTGCTCAAAGACGGAAAATATTGCGTCGGGCTGGCACTGTTCAGCGGGATGTGAGGCCCCTGAAGAATAGCGTATTCAGAAAATTCTACACGGAAGCGATCCTCTTCTTCGTCTGACGGCTCTACGCCGCTGACCTTGCCGATCAAGAATGCGTGCTTGTGGGGCTCGTTGCCTTCGGCCTTATACGGGCCTTGCTGGTGTCGGACGCATACGACATAGGCACAGCGACGCGCTCGATGCGCGCTGATCACCCACGACTGGGTGCCTCCATCACCGACGATGTGGCGGGCGCTTTTGAAGGTGAGGACGGTCAGGACTTCGGCCACGGGGAACCTCTCAGGATGGGTGAGATGAGCCAGATGGATGCAGCACATGACGCCGTCAAGGGGCAATTTACCCTGATAGGATAAAATAGATGCGGCTCGGCATCACCGACATCCCTCCGCTGCCTTAGCGTTCCGACTCAATCCCGCGTGACTGCCAGTGGCTAAGTAGGAAGTCGGCTCATCGCCCTCTGAACCTGCACCGCCGACCATGCGCCTCCGCGGACGGTCGGGATGCCGCGCTCATTGAGGGCCGCCGCGATCTCCCGGAGCGAGGTGGCGCCAGCCTCCTTCACGTCGGCAATGATCGGAGCGAGGTCGGCCGCCCGCTTGTCCGCCTTTGCAGTCCGGACAGCTCGGCTCGCAGGTGCCCCGGTCTGATGGATGGCTGCCGAGTTCTCGCGCCGGCCGCCTAGCACCCTGCCGCGAGCCTTGGCGGCGGCGAGGGCCTTCCTGGTCCTCTCCCCGATCATTCCGGCCTCCAGCTCAGCCACGGACACCATTTGGGTGAGGAGGAAGCGGCCAGTGGCCCCCTCGATCTGGGGCATGTCGCAGAACCGCACCTCGACGCCG from Methylobacterium sp. AMS5 carries:
- a CDS encoding type I restriction-modification system subunit M, which produces MTALRHDDILAAVWRACDTFRGAVDATQYKDYVLTALFLKYISDVRRKHLVEYQARFGGDELQIQRRLDRERFKLPVAQLTNAKTGKVEDSFLADFYSLHERRKRDNIGELINIALDAIEKANEGKLGGLFRAIDFNSEVNLGQAKDRNRRLKTLLEDFAKPGLDLSETSEDVLGEAYIYLIERFASDAGKKAGEFFTPRTVSEVVAKLAAPKPGHRICDPACGSGSLLLRAGEEVGNQDFKLYGQESNGQTRALARLNMLLHKQDGARIDWCDTLNSPTLVESDHLMRFDTVVANPPFSLDKWWDPDGSDPYGRFTPHMPPKSRGDYAFILHMLTIAKPDIGRVAVVAPHGVLFRAGAEGKIREALIRRNSLDAVIGLPAQLFPTTGIPVCILVFDRSREANGLRAHERDVLFIDASRDFEPGKKQNYLRDDDVRCIVETYRERRQTPRYAHRASPEEIEGNGFNLNIPRYVDTFEPEPEIDLQSVQDEIRELERRLAENRVVMHGYLTELGIKV
- a CDS encoding restriction endonuclease subunit S, whose protein sequence is MALDLYLIRPNRDRIIPEYLMAVLESAAAQAAFDAARQGSSLPRLPKAALENLPVPLPPLERQRTVVDLRRALVREARLLSELQAKHAVTSAELMRRAIAAGTSTREPIGSHA
- a CDS encoding DUF6538 domain-containing protein, coding for MSDVSRHTYLAQRKGSANWYFKAKVPRDLIAAWGKKQVWKTLRTADLAEAKRRVRDEADAFDKQCRALRDRAATDGLDTVGNVPLTSLSEAAIREMVLAWFDTVNSERERRHEVGVPQDRTEALITLAQDESDLTDPDDLGLDAAYQTAVRLLQAHDVRLVRRQLNPIRASRSRMPFLVSREDAASAQFRQLLALLRRGQLEDLRRSRARLLDDFQKVSFDPAFAPRAVPNGRTLAQVIAAFRAEPHRATLIAKSQQTYDVVFRLASEMFGAERPIRDIGREDCKAFRSTVQALPPNASKRFPGKSLVEVAKQDTPDTDRLRATTVNHYLTSLATLFNYVEKEGWISQNPAKGLAIKGVKKRHRRDPFTAAELTAIFHAPLYTGCQDDGNGYAKAGANRPRRGRFWIPLIGLYTGMRQGEIAQLRTEDVRLFQGVLCIFITADGDDVDEADRKRVKTEAGERYVPVHPMLEEVGFVQYVERMRKAGVERLFPDIVRGGDGYFSPFSKWFSRFLAAAEVKRDRNAFHSFRHTFRDAMREASVPPDVVTALGGWVRGGMEEHYGSGRITAPVLQEQMRRIRYDGLDLSHLTAAARGT
- a CDS encoding helix-turn-helix transcriptional regulator, with product MLTSAHIRAARALLDITQAELAERAGISKTGLANIERGASDPKASTLRALEQVLSGAGIEFLDDDGPGVRLRRGMLATS
- a CDS encoding type II toxin-antitoxin system PemK/MazF family toxin is translated as MAKDDDKPPPRIEPALKLAPRARDLYWCDFPADARLPELWKRRPVIVVGSDRKLYGAVTVVPCSSLDQTGNRWAYKLTTTIDGEGNSWAICDKPSTFAVSRLVPDHRGKVRLPPEEFTEVLRLLLSWLPKLSPPAP
- a CDS encoding recombinase family protein, with product MATGTFVAYFRVSTSRQGVSGLGLDAQRETVRAFLNGGAWTLAAEFVEVESGRTDARPELAKALARCRVMGAILIVANVSRLTRSVAFLSRLLESGVEVRFCDMPQIEGATGRFLLTQMVSVAELEAGMIGERTRKALAAAKARGRVLGGRRENSAAIHQTGAPASRAVRTAKADKRAADLAPIIADVKEAGATSLREIAAALNERGIPTVRGGAWSAVQVQRAMSRLPT